The Nostoc sp. NIES-3756 DNA window GCCACTGGCTGTTTTTTACTGATTCTCGCCCTCATAATTCTTTCATCTGCAAGCTTTTTGGAAGCATCATTTGTAGTAATGCTTTGTTGTTGAGCAATATCGAAAATTGCTAATAGTGTGTCGTAAATATTATTGACTTGCTTGAAGGCTTTATCTTCGTCATAGCCAATCATCTCGTTGTAAACGTTGATGATGCCACCAGCATTAATTACATAATCAGGACAGTAGAGAATATCGTTTTCTACTAATCTCTGACCATGTAGACGCTCATTTTCTAATTGATTATTGGCTGCACCGGCAATAATTTTGGCTTGGATTTGGGGAATAGTTTGACTATTAATGATTCCCCCCATAGCACAGGGAGCGAAGATATCTACATTCTGTGAGTAAATTTCATCCGGTTCTACTACTGTAGCACCAAAACGTTGTTTTATTTGGGCAGTTTTTTCTGGACTAATATCAGAGACAATTAGTTGTACACCATGTTCATGTAGGTGGCGGCAAAGGTTGCTACCTACATTTCCTAATCCTTGCACTGCAACCTTTAGACCGTCAAGTCTCTTGGTTTGCCAGCGAAATTCTACAGCAGCTTTTAGACCTAAAAATACACCTAAAGCTGTTATGGGTGCAGGGCCACCAGACTTTTCTTCTACACCAACTACATGTTTAGTTTCTTGATAAATTGTGCGGACATCATCTGGTGTGATATTCATATCTTGCCCGGTAATAAAACGTCCTTTGAGGCTTTCAACAAAGCGTCCATAAGCTCTCAACATTTCGTCAGTTTTATCTGCGGGATTAGCAATAATAACTGCTTTGCCACCACCAGCAGGAATATTAGCACAAGCTGCTTTGTAAGTCATGCCACGACTGAGACGTAAAGCATCTCTCAAAGCTGCTTCTTCATTCACATAAGGATAGAGTCTTGTAGCTCCCATTGCAGGGCCTAAGCTGGTGTCATGAATAGCAATAATGGCTCTGATGTCTGGGTTTTTCCCATGACAATAGAGTACTTGCTCGTGACCCATTTCTCTAACTGTTTCAAATAACTGCATTTTCGTTTTTCAATAAGGTGAGGTAAAGAGAGTGACAAATTTTAGCTGTGGTTTTGGTAATTGGTAATGGGTAATCGGTAATAGTTAAATCTATTTACTTATTACCCGTGACCAATAAGACCGAAGCATTAATAGGGGTTGGGAGAAATCTAGAAAGTGTGAAGAATTTTTGCGAAAAAGTTAGCTAATTTTGCCACTCTGTATAATTAGGGAGTTCAGAAATTGGAAGCTTGATGTTTGTCTTTAAAGCTGAAAATTTCTAACTTCATTGTTTTGGTTATTGGTATGAATCGAGAAGCTCTCTTTTCATACCATCTTCTTGAGCGATCGCTTCAGACATATTTTTCGGCATCACATTACACCAAGGGGAAAGATACTTGCTTGGTGGTTGATTTGCCGTTGCCGTTACCGTTAGTAGTAGACTTCACCCCTTGGGCTGCCAAACTCTTATTCCGTCCGCCAGAAGGTGCGGGGCGATCTGCGTCAATGATGACATCGACGACAAAGGGGCCTTCAGATGCGATCGCTTGCTGTAAAGCCGCCTCTAAATCAGACTCATTCAAAACTGCAATCCCATCTGCACCCATACCACGCGCAATCATAGCAAAGTTAGCTGGGGGAATCTCTGCATCTGCGCCCTTCATTCCCAATACCTTCATGCCTTGGTAGCACATATTGTATCGGGCATCGTTGAGGACAATCCAAATTGCCGGAATCTTGTACTTGACGGCTGTACTGATTTCATTATTCATCAGCATTGCCCCATCACCTACAATCGCTACAGCTTTACCATTCCGCGCTTGCGCTGCACCCACAACACCTGTAGCCGCATGACCCATTGCACCTACTCCAGTGCTAACACGGTAACGATTGGCTTCATTAAACCGCAAACAATGAGTAGACCAAGTAAATGAGTTACCACACTCCGCCAAAACTATGGCATCGCTATCCTCAACAATAATTTTTTGAATTGCAGCCATCAATACTTCTGGACGTACAGGGTAATCT harbors:
- the scyB gene encoding tryptophan dehydrogenase ScyB, which codes for MQLFETVREMGHEQVLYCHGKNPDIRAIIAIHDTSLGPAMGATRLYPYVNEEAALRDALRLSRGMTYKAACANIPAGGGKAVIIANPADKTDEMLRAYGRFVESLKGRFITGQDMNITPDDVRTIYQETKHVVGVEEKSGGPAPITALGVFLGLKAAVEFRWQTKRLDGLKVAVQGLGNVGSNLCRHLHEHGVQLIVSDISPEKTAQIKQRFGATVVEPDEIYSQNVDIFAPCAMGGIINSQTIPQIQAKIIAGAANNQLENERLHGQRLVENDILYCPDYVINAGGIINVYNEMIGYDEDKAFKQVNNIYDTLLAIFDIAQQQSITTNDASKKLADERIMRARISKKQPVAA